The following proteins are encoded in a genomic region of Arachis ipaensis cultivar K30076 chromosome B02, Araip1.1, whole genome shotgun sequence:
- the LOC107625303 gene encoding uncharacterized protein LOC107625303 isoform X2, whose translation MHWPSVERWLQQRWEQVHVGYGDGGNLRVLGYEWRVLRFNHVTRQSTAKVMAVYNEDKPESVYLIQQPHCLAVPYLKSMVSSGLTTLASCNYEINSALQGKKNMHILCIGHGGGSLPLFLASKIQGAIVHIVEIDPLVISASIQAMGFPAFSLMTQSGYRAFTKPDVINEVMWKGTHERLYLYEADAEEFITKSNNLYDMIFIDAYDGDDIFPHKFWNPDLPFLKALSSRLHPKHGTVVVNLHSDSDVLNNVGSFPSELELVLPMGKYVYQVCRAYKDVVLGTGNSGKEKGGHGLAFTVAVPWVCNTSLVVCRGFSLDSEYINRNLIVNALISKSLELEHVLDLPFPCLEYLKKGFVLVE comes from the exons ATGCATTGGCCTAGTGTAGAGCGATGGCTGCAGCAGAGGTGGGAGCAGGTACATGTGGGATACGGGGATGGAGGGAATCTGAGGGTGCTTGGATATGAGTGGCGCGTGCTCCGGTTCAACCATGTTACCCGCCAGAGCACTGCAAAAGTCATGGCTGTTTACAATGAGGATAAGCCAGAATCTGTCTATCTAATACAGCAACCTCATTGCTTGGCCGTTCCAT ATTTGAAGAGTATGGTATCTAGTGGGTTGACTACTTTAGCATCATGTAATTATGAGATTAACAGTGCACTGCaaggaaagaaaaatatgcacattTTATGCATCGGACATGGTGGGGGGAGTTTACCTCTGTTTTTGGCTAGTAAAATCCAAG GTGCCATTGTCCACATAGTTGAAATTGATCCCCTTGTTATCTCGGCATCAATTCAAGCCATGGGGTTCCCAGCTTTCTCACTTATGACACAGTCAGGTTACCGAGCTTTCACAAAACCTGATGTCATTAATGAAGTTATGTGGAAAGGAACTCATGAAAGGCTTTACCTCTACGAAGCAGATGCAGAGGAATTTATTACTAAAAGCAACAACCTATATGATATGATCTTTATTGATGCTTATGATGGTGATGATATATTTCCCCACAAGTTCTGGAACCCAGATTTGCCATTTCTAAAAGCCCTTAGTAGTAGGCTCCATCCAAAGCACGGCACTGTCGTGGTGAACCTGCATTCGGACTCTGATGTCTTGAACAATGTTGGATCTTTCCCATCTGAACTGGAGCTAGTCTTGCCTATGGGAAAGTATGTATATCAAGTTTGCCGTGCATACAAGGATGTGGTTTTAGGTACGGGAAACTCAGGCAAAGAAAAAGGGGGCCATGGCCTTGCTTTCACTGTTGCAGTACCTTGGGTCTGTAATACGTCCCTGGTTGTGTGTAGAGGTTTCTCTCTAGATAGTGAGTATATCAACAGGAATTTGATTGTGAATGCACTCATATCTAAATCCCTAGAACTGGAACATGTTTTGGACTTGCCATTTCCATGCTTGGAATACTTAAAAAAAGGTTTTGTTCTGGTTGAGTAA
- the LOC107625303 gene encoding uncharacterized protein LOC107625303 isoform X1, translating to MWRSGGSNWFRRLSAAARRYADDEGDWLYSSEWWGTDYDCGHSVLQSNSGKGNGVVSVVAHPSSKPSRMHWPSVERWLQQRWEQVHVGYGDGGNLRVLGYEWRVLRFNHVTRQSTAKVMAVYNEDKPESVYLIQQPHCLAVPYLKSMVSSGLTTLASCNYEINSALQGKKNMHILCIGHGGGSLPLFLASKIQGAIVHIVEIDPLVISASIQAMGFPAFSLMTQSGYRAFTKPDVINEVMWKGTHERLYLYEADAEEFITKSNNLYDMIFIDAYDGDDIFPHKFWNPDLPFLKALSSRLHPKHGTVVVNLHSDSDVLNNVGSFPSELELVLPMGKYVYQVCRAYKDVVLGTGNSGKEKGGHGLAFTVAVPWVCNTSLVVCRGFSLDSEYINRNLIVNALISKSLELEHVLDLPFPCLEYLKKGFVLVE from the exons ATGTGGCGCAGTGGTGGTTCCAACTGGTTCCGCCGGTTATCGGCGGCGGCGCGGCGCTACGCTGATGACGAAGGCGATTGGCTCTACTCCTCGGAATGGTGGGGCACGGACTATGACTGCGGCCACTCCGTTCTCCAATCAAATTCCGGCAAGGGAAACGGCGTCGTATCTGTCGTCGCACATCCTTCCTCCAAACCC AGTAGAATGCATTGGCCTAGTGTAGAGCGATGGCTGCAGCAGAGGTGGGAGCAGGTACATGTGGGATACGGGGATGGAGGGAATCTGAGGGTGCTTGGATATGAGTGGCGCGTGCTCCGGTTCAACCATGTTACCCGCCAGAGCACTGCAAAAGTCATGGCTGTTTACAATGAGGATAAGCCAGAATCTGTCTATCTAATACAGCAACCTCATTGCTTGGCCGTTCCAT ATTTGAAGAGTATGGTATCTAGTGGGTTGACTACTTTAGCATCATGTAATTATGAGATTAACAGTGCACTGCaaggaaagaaaaatatgcacattTTATGCATCGGACATGGTGGGGGGAGTTTACCTCTGTTTTTGGCTAGTAAAATCCAAG GTGCCATTGTCCACATAGTTGAAATTGATCCCCTTGTTATCTCGGCATCAATTCAAGCCATGGGGTTCCCAGCTTTCTCACTTATGACACAGTCAGGTTACCGAGCTTTCACAAAACCTGATGTCATTAATGAAGTTATGTGGAAAGGAACTCATGAAAGGCTTTACCTCTACGAAGCAGATGCAGAGGAATTTATTACTAAAAGCAACAACCTATATGATATGATCTTTATTGATGCTTATGATGGTGATGATATATTTCCCCACAAGTTCTGGAACCCAGATTTGCCATTTCTAAAAGCCCTTAGTAGTAGGCTCCATCCAAAGCACGGCACTGTCGTGGTGAACCTGCATTCGGACTCTGATGTCTTGAACAATGTTGGATCTTTCCCATCTGAACTGGAGCTAGTCTTGCCTATGGGAAAGTATGTATATCAAGTTTGCCGTGCATACAAGGATGTGGTTTTAGGTACGGGAAACTCAGGCAAAGAAAAAGGGGGCCATGGCCTTGCTTTCACTGTTGCAGTACCTTGGGTCTGTAATACGTCCCTGGTTGTGTGTAGAGGTTTCTCTCTAGATAGTGAGTATATCAACAGGAATTTGATTGTGAATGCACTCATATCTAAATCCCTAGAACTGGAACATGTTTTGGACTTGCCATTTCCATGCTTGGAATACTTAAAAAAAGGTTTTGTTCTGGTTGAGTAA